A genome region from Mycobacterium florentinum includes the following:
- a CDS encoding AMP-binding protein: MVRDAIGNILRARALSTPDRVCCAMDDNVYTYAEMNQRSDALAAGLARLGVGKGEQIAMLAPNRIELLEVFYGAAKTGAAQVPLNAYLKGDFLLHQLRQSRSGFLVTDAAGRAALAPVRSQLPDLRAVIMLDEAQDDEIPYASLFDHGDAPPEVELTAADTMSILYTSGTTGLPKGCVASHGYYCRSGEIIGAALEVTKDDVLFAGLPLFHAGARLVTVTLPLIYGIPAYLQGTFSARAYFPRAKEVDATLMIAVGAMGAAILATEPSPADRDHKVTRIMCAPLSLESQATFRDRFGVDPWVDIFGQTECMPATLTTLSSDRRDPNGCGIGAPDLEVALLDDEGYVLDGEATGEICLRPRVPYAMFNGYFDNPTATVEAFRGLWYHTGDNGRRLPSGAFAFIDRKKDSLRRRGENISSFELEQAIDAHPAIIESAVVAVASELGEDDIKACIATSSPVEAAELFDFFKNNLPYFAIPRYVDFLDALPRNGVGRVLKHKLREAGNTAQTWDFEAMDLTVAKQERR; the protein is encoded by the coding sequence CGCTATTGGCAATATCCTGCGTGCGCGCGCTCTCAGTACGCCCGATCGCGTCTGCTGCGCGATGGACGACAACGTCTATACCTATGCCGAGATGAATCAACGGTCGGACGCTCTCGCGGCCGGGTTGGCGCGGCTGGGGGTCGGTAAGGGCGAGCAGATCGCGATGCTGGCGCCCAACCGCATCGAACTGCTCGAGGTGTTCTACGGCGCCGCGAAGACCGGGGCCGCCCAGGTGCCGTTGAACGCATACCTGAAGGGCGACTTTCTGCTTCACCAGCTGCGCCAGTCCCGATCCGGCTTTTTGGTCACCGACGCCGCCGGCCGAGCGGCGCTGGCTCCGGTGCGCAGCCAACTGCCCGATCTGCGGGCAGTGATCATGCTCGACGAGGCCCAAGACGACGAGATTCCGTACGCGAGTCTGTTCGACCACGGCGACGCACCGCCAGAAGTAGAGCTGACCGCCGCCGACACCATGTCGATCCTGTATACCTCCGGCACCACCGGGCTGCCCAAGGGATGCGTCGCCAGCCACGGCTACTACTGCCGAAGCGGCGAAATCATCGGCGCCGCGCTCGAAGTCACCAAGGACGACGTCCTGTTCGCCGGCCTCCCGCTGTTTCACGCCGGGGCACGACTGGTGACGGTGACACTGCCCCTGATCTACGGCATACCTGCTTACCTGCAGGGAACATTCAGCGCGCGGGCGTACTTCCCTCGCGCCAAGGAAGTGGACGCGACGCTGATGATCGCGGTCGGCGCGATGGGCGCAGCGATACTGGCGACCGAGCCGTCGCCGGCCGATCGCGACCACAAAGTCACCCGCATCATGTGCGCTCCGTTGTCGCTCGAATCGCAGGCAACGTTCCGCGATCGTTTCGGTGTCGACCCCTGGGTCGACATCTTCGGCCAAACCGAATGCATGCCAGCCACATTGACGACGCTGTCGTCGGACCGTCGCGATCCGAACGGCTGCGGTATCGGCGCGCCCGATCTCGAGGTGGCCCTGCTCGACGACGAGGGCTACGTCCTCGACGGTGAGGCTACGGGTGAGATCTGCCTTCGACCCAGGGTTCCGTACGCGATGTTCAACGGCTACTTCGACAATCCCACGGCGACAGTCGAGGCGTTCCGGGGTTTGTGGTATCACACCGGTGACAACGGCAGGCGCCTGCCCAGTGGGGCGTTTGCGTTCATCGATCGCAAGAAGGACAGCCTTCGCCGCCGCGGGGAGAACATCTCCAGTTTCGAACTCGAACAAGCCATCGACGCCCACCCGGCCATCATCGAATCCGCGGTCGTCGCGGTGGCTTCCGAGCTCGGTGAGGACGACATCAAGGCTTGCATTGCCACCAGCTCGCCGGTCGAGGCTGCCGAGTTGTTCGATTTCTTCAAGAACAACTTGCCCTACTTCGCGATCCCCCGGTATGTCGACTTCCTCGACGCACTGCCCCGAAATGGTGTGGGCCGCGTCCTGAAGCACAAGTTGCGTGAGGCCGGAAACACCGCTCAGACGTGGGATTTCGAAGCAATGGATCTGACCGTCGCCAAGCAGGAGCGCCGCTAG
- a CDS encoding acyl-CoA dehydrogenase family protein has product MDFTLTPQQVELQERAEKLGRSFAEQAREWDESDEAPYREIFDRVGAEGLFGVAMPTEYGGQGGGAIEYLIVVEALFRYAQSWLPPEPVFCTSGPGPSMFLLGSDRVREKYLYDIVAGRRACNIALTEPQAGSALTHLSTTARRDGEDFILNGTKSFLTGSNVNDLNATFVRFDDVPGAKGIGAIVVENSMPGVEIQRGPVYIGDRGIHHGDMVLTDVRVPAENVIVGPGQFARLMTAFNLERLHNCGFWLGFSQAAYDEAAKYTQQREAFGKQIIDFQAVYHSLADMWVQIEALRLLAYRAASSAIEGRFPKLAEVTQAKLFGATAGPQITLKAMELHGGYGVTTDYPIQRIHRDCVTNVVAGGAPAVLRNGVAAGLFPDRRFPQA; this is encoded by the coding sequence ATGGATTTCACATTGACTCCGCAGCAAGTGGAGTTGCAGGAGCGCGCCGAGAAGCTCGGTCGCTCGTTCGCCGAGCAGGCCCGCGAATGGGACGAGTCCGACGAGGCGCCCTACCGTGAGATCTTCGATCGCGTTGGCGCCGAAGGGCTGTTCGGTGTCGCGATGCCCACCGAGTACGGCGGGCAGGGCGGCGGCGCGATCGAGTACCTCATCGTGGTGGAGGCGTTGTTCCGCTATGCCCAGTCCTGGCTACCGCCCGAACCGGTCTTCTGCACCAGCGGCCCGGGGCCTTCGATGTTCCTGCTCGGCAGCGACCGGGTACGAGAGAAGTACTTGTACGATATCGTCGCCGGCCGTCGCGCCTGCAATATCGCGCTCACCGAACCGCAAGCCGGCTCGGCCCTCACGCATCTGAGCACCACCGCGCGGCGCGACGGTGAGGACTTCATCCTCAACGGCACCAAGAGTTTCCTGACCGGTTCTAACGTCAACGATCTCAATGCGACTTTCGTGCGCTTCGACGACGTACCGGGCGCCAAGGGAATCGGCGCCATCGTCGTGGAGAACTCGATGCCCGGCGTGGAAATCCAACGCGGCCCGGTGTACATCGGTGATCGCGGAATCCACCACGGCGACATGGTGCTGACCGACGTCCGGGTGCCCGCCGAAAACGTCATCGTCGGTCCCGGCCAGTTCGCCCGATTGATGACGGCATTCAACCTCGAGCGCCTGCACAACTGTGGGTTCTGGTTGGGCTTCAGCCAGGCCGCCTATGACGAGGCCGCCAAGTACACCCAGCAGCGCGAGGCATTTGGCAAGCAGATCATCGACTTTCAGGCCGTCTACCACTCGCTGGCCGACATGTGGGTCCAGATCGAGGCGCTGCGACTGCTCGCCTACCGGGCGGCGTCTTCGGCGATCGAGGGCCGGTTTCCGAAACTCGCCGAAGTGACTCAGGCCAAGCTGTTCGGCGCCACCGCGGGCCCGCAGATCACCCTCAAAGCCATGGAACTGCATGGGGGCTACGGCGTGACCACCGATTACCCCATTCAGCGCATTCATCGCGACTGCGTCACCAACGTGGTAGCCGGTGGCGCACCGGCGGTGCTGCGCAACGGGGTTGCCGCGGGGCTGTTTCCCGACCGCAGATTCCCGCAAGCATGA